The following is a genomic window from Mauremys mutica isolate MM-2020 ecotype Southern chromosome 4, ASM2049712v1, whole genome shotgun sequence.
ACTCGAGACATGACAGCAAAGATGGCTGCATCGCTCATGACAGTGGTTTCAATCTCCTCTTTGGACAGACGGACGGCCATTTCATGACCCTACAGAAGAGAGAGACTCTGGTGAGTTCCTTAAGAGGAACCAGACAAGGAAGCTCCTGAGCTGGACTTGATGCAATGCCAGGCACACTCAAATCAAGCCAGAAGTTACATTATCTGAGCCAGATATTTGCCAGTGATATAGCACATATGCTATCCTCTAAATCACTGGTGGGACAGGCAAGAAGTTTCCCCAACTTCTTGGCCTCAGCCAGCAATCTCAACGTTTCTTGGGGCAGCCTGGTCACTCTCTTATGCTGAACAGAAGTACCTGTTATTTCTACACCTGCTACTCCTAAGGCAGATAAAAGCACTGCACAGATACCACAGGCACAACCTGGAGAACATGGCCAACCAGGGTCCTACCTGGCAGAAAGGCGCACACTCCGCCACAATGACATGGAATTTCCGCTTGCGTGCTGCCTCCTTCAGAAAAGCCTCGACGGTGCGAGAGTAGCCAATGGTCATGATCACCTCATTGGAATGGATGTGCTCCAGTGCCTGCATCGCAATGTTATCAGTGGTGCCCTCTGCAAGGGAAGCCATCCAGCCGTGAGAGGAGAGTCAGGCCTAACACCTGCCATGCTGATTCCTGCCACAGACCGCACCAACAGGAAAGGGCACAAGCCCTCTGCCACAGCACACAACTGCAATTCCCTCTCCCTGGAGCTATCCCATaggccaaaaaaaccccaaaacatacTTTTTAGAGCTTTGGGTTTGAAGGGAGAGCATCTGAGGGTTTGAGCTCCAACTTGATGAAAGGGCACACCATTCCTTATCTGAACACTGAGACCCCAATTTGGTAACTAGGTTAttacctgacacacacacccccaaaccaGGCTCTGTGTCACATCACCCTTAGCTCAGGCAGCAACATGGCCATTGGTGGAGGAGCATCAGTTCAGTtctccagcccctgcaccagctgGGATCAAGCTAGAGCCTGGCTGTATGTACCTTGTGGCAGCACAAAGGGCACCACACCCTGACCTCCATAGGCTCCCAAACTGACCAGGAAAGTAAGGCATATTGAAAATCCTCATCATAATGGGAGAGGAAAGGACTAGCATCAGCCATGGTGGCCACCCTGCCCACAGACTAGCTCTTGGTGCCAGAATGGGAGATGCATGAGGAAGTTATAGCCTGCAGTACTGAATGTGGAGAGGGGTTGCCAAGCAACTTAATCCTCAAGACAGATGGTTGCTGATCTGTGGACAGATGTAGAAGACAGTCACACTGGTCTCTGCATATACACTGTATCCTTCTCCCCATCCCGAGTCTTTTTAAATTGTAAGCTTTTCAGATGAGATGTTCTCTTTCTACATGTCTGTATAGTAGCACTCAGACTGCGCCGGGTACAATATGTAAATATTAAAACCCCTCCTGAGACATCCTCTCTGGCCACCTTGATGACCTGTTCGGAAGGAGAACTGAAGCAGAATGCTGTACCATGTGCAGAGTGGAGTTTGGGAGGCTCATCGCAACCCTCCTAGCTGTCTCAGGTGCTGCATGCAGATCTCCTTGGCTGCAGAGACAATCCTTGCAATGCATCCACCAGGGAAGAAGTGCAGGGGAAAATATTTAATTCTGTTCCCTGCAGGACAGAAGTCTGTCTCCAGGGTCCATCCCTGTCCTGAGCACACCATGGCTCCATCTTAGTTAGTTGGAGGAAGGGCTCTGCTCAGATTCTTTCAAAGCCTTGAGTGTAAacagcacagggctgaattttgcCTGTTTCCAGAAGGTGCATACTTGATATTGTTCTACTTTCCTCACAGGACCACACAGGAAGGGATCCCTGTGTGCTGCTTCCGGTACACACATTCTGCAAGACTGAGTCTCACAGCTCCCCATCCTTTCCATTCAAACTGGGAACTGTTTCTTCCCCATCCCTAATCCCATGAGCAGCGTGCTCTCCCACTGGGTGATAGAATAGTTTTAGTTCATCTCCTACCCAGCTCTATTAGCAGCTCACTAATAGCTTCAATCACATTAGCCCTGAGTGGGGGATAGGGAGTGTTGAAGTCCTCACTGagccctccagaggtcagaagcttGTGCAGTGACTCCTGCTGGTCACTCTCTTCACTGCGCCCATGGAGCCTATGGAGAGAACACAGCCCATCACAGCAAGAAAGGAGCACAAGTAAACAACCTGATGTAGCTCAAAAGCAGCCTCTTCCATAGGCTTCACTGTCCTTCCACAGCAGAGAAATAAGGGGCCTTACTTATTAGGGGTCAGATAAGAGGGCTAAACCTACTTTGTCAAACAGCCTCCAGAGTGGACATGCCAAATCTGTGAAAAAAaggcagaaattgggcttgtttttggcttaattggcttgtgagttgcttgttggctagtttttggcttgtagcttgttgcttctttttttgatcagctcctggcaagcgggggggggggggagagaaagtcaGGGGTGCACAACAGGCCCACCACAGTCTAGACACAAAGTGCTGcaggttcttagggattggcttgttttggccttgttttgaaatgggattagcttgatttttggtttattgtgaaagtcggagTACTTATTTACTGTGTGAAAGTTGACAATTGTGCTCCAGAGCTGTTTGTGGCAGAAAGCTACCTGAAGCTTTGCCAATAACTGTACCTTCTGAAAGCTATGTAAGTAAACTTTGAAAGCTGCAGGAGGCACATGGAACAACCTGGCTCAAGGCTGCTGCTCCAACAGAACTCACTCTCCTGGGAAAGTGGGGAGAGAACAGCATGTGCAATACAGGATCAGAACACAGAGAGATCTGCAGCAGAGGGAGGGTTCACACAGCAGTAACACATACTAGAGGAAACATTGTCAGTAGCAGGGAAACCACAAGGCTCATTGGGGCTACAAATCTTCCTAGAAAGGAATTAAAGGAGTTTAACCTTGAAGGAAAATCTTTGACACAGGGAGGACAGACCTCTCTTTTAGACTCCTGAAGAGGTCTCACAGGAGCAGCAAAGAGAAGACACCATACAGGATCCAAATGATCCTGTCAGGAAGATCTTCTCCCAGATCACTGAGAGGGATACACACAGGCAGCAAGGGGAGGGAGAGCTTCACCTGCCATACTCCTCGCGAATGATCTTCAGCACTCGCCGCACCATGTTTCCCACAGTGGTCTCAGATGGCTGGGCTGCAGTCATCCTCTTGCCCTCCTTCCGAATCAGCGCCATCAGCTCCCCTGAAACAAGGGGATGGCTTAGTCTCTATCCTTCCAAGAGCAGGTCCTGGCCACAGCCTCAAGTAACTCCACAGCCAGTGGCCCTACACCAGCTTAAAACCAATCTACCCTTCAACAGCCGTGCACCTGTTTCAATTGCTACTAACATACGGGAACAAATATTTAGACAGAAAACTTAGTACCATGATCTAGAAAATAACAGAGCCatgagcaaaaaaataaaaaaaaattaaaaagtttcaggTGGCCTATAAAGGAGAGATCATTCCAAACTTAACGGGCTTTTAGGTAATATTACTACATGAGTGCATGAGGTGAAGACAATAGATGAGATGGGATTTTTACTAAAATATTTCATGCAGTGTATCACTAAATCCCACTCACAAAGCTAAGTCAAAGTGGTTT
Proteins encoded in this region:
- the EIF2B2 gene encoding translation initiation factor eIF-2B subunit beta isoform X3 translates to MPGAVEKESELSERIEAFVARLKRGGERLSSEEAARQTVGLLRKIIGHGRWGSAGELMALIRKEGKRMTAAQPSETTVGNMVRRVLKIIREEYGRLHGRSEESDQQESLHKLLTSGGLSEDFNTPYPPLRANVIEAISELLIELEGTTDNIAMQALEHIHSNEVIMTIGYSRTVEAFLKEAARKRKFHVIVAECAPFCQGHEMAVRLSKEEIETTVMSDAAIFAVMSRVNKFPNEEDSFYKFVSPQEVLPFTEGEILSKINVHCPVFDYVPPELITLFISNIGGNAPSYIYRLMSELYHPDDHEL
- the EIF2B2 gene encoding translation initiation factor eIF-2B subunit beta isoform X2; this encodes MGAPGPISLTRGFPEPQPGFSLSVGLGAARPPDASSQPQARARGELMALIRKEGKRMTAAQPSETTVGNMVRRVLKIIREEYGRLHGRSEESDQQESLHKLLTSGGLSEDFNTPYPPLRANVIEAISELLIELEGTTDNIAMQALEHIHSNEVIMTIGYSRTVEAFLKEAARKRKFHVIVAECAPFCQGHEMAVRLSKEEIETTVMSDAAIFAVMSRVNKVIIGTKTILANGALIAVSGTHTLALAAKHHSTPLIVCAPMFKLSPQFPNEEDSFYKFVSPQEVLPFTEGEILSKINVHCPVFDYVPPELITLFISNIGGNAPSYIYRLMSELYHPDDHEL